The following are encoded together in the Lactuca sativa cultivar Salinas chromosome 1, Lsat_Salinas_v11, whole genome shotgun sequence genome:
- the LOC122196838 gene encoding uncharacterized protein LOC122196838 has product MLGAGLQHGRSSGGEDRFYMPAKARRIRQHQENLRRAQSNVTPPQSTTSSVREESENQLMQPSNPEPLESSVVAVPATSSLCNLERFLETVTPSVPVQHLSKRTMRGWRTSDVEYQPYFVLGDLWESFKEWSAYGVGVPLILNEANCVIQYYVPYLSGIQIYVDHLKSSINSRQLTEDIDDNSFTDSSSDGSSDYEQEKGSLHYLREKSNNHHPKNDILHRMDHFSMNDENNVVQEDFSSDDSDSATTQSCSIFEYMEHSQPLGREPLCDKILDLAQRFPELKSLRSCDLLPSSWLSVAWYPIYRIPMGPTLKDLDACFLTFHSLHTPTTGNECEHPLVVRHFSGTGVVSLPAFGLASYKLRGTTGLPGPMGLMSTSHLEQEAAVLALSTLMTIAPAQVYAEFEKLGNGGLFGASYIQVKDFPSLILMFGNNLVERTYESDINGTKFNTRIHTIRC; this is encoded by the exons ATGTTAGGCGCTGGATTGCAGCATGGACGTAGTAGTGGTGGAGAGGATAGGTTTTACATGCCGGCAAAAGCGAGAAGGATTCGTCAGCATCAAGAGAACCTCCGTAGAGCTCAAAGTAACGTTACTCCGCCCCAATCTACGACATCTTCTGTCAGGGAGGAGTCGGAGAATCAACTCATGCAACCATCAAATCCGGAGCCGTTGGAATCCTCAGTGGTGGCGGTGCCGGCAACATCATCGTTGTGTAATCTTGAACGGTTTTTGGAAACTGTTACGCCTTCTGTTCCTGTTCAACATCTCTCCAAG AGAACTATGAGAGGATGGAGGACAAGTGATGTGGAATATCAACCATACTttgttcttggtgatttgtggGAATCTTTCAAGGAGtggagtgcttatggtgttggAGTTCCTTTAATATTGAATGAAGCTAATTGTGTGATCCAATATTATGTGCCTTATTTATCTGGAATTCAAATATATGTAGACCATTTGAAGTCTTCAATAAATTCCAG GCAACTAACTGAGGATATTGATGATAACTCATTTACGGATTCAAGTAGTGATGGGAGCAGTGATTATGAGCAGGAAAAGGGTTCTTTACATTATCTAAGGGAGAAGAGTAATAATCATCACCCAAAGAATGACATTCTTCACCGAATGGATCATTTTTCAATGAATGATGAGAACAATGTAGTTCAAGAAGACTTTTCTAGTGATGATAGTGATTCTGCCACCACTCAAAGTTGCTCGATATTTGagtacatggaacatagtcagcCTTTGGGCAGAGAACCTTTGTGTGATAAG ATACTTGATCTTGCACAACGCTTCCCTGAATTGAAAAGTCTAAGAAGTTGTGACTTGCTGCCATCTAGTTGGCTTTCTGTCGCTTG GTACCCAATATACAGAATTCCCATGGGGCCCACCTTGAAAGATCTTGATGCTTGTTTTCTAACTTTTCATTCCCTTCACACTCCTACTACAG gCAATGAATGTGAGCATCCACTTGTTGTAAGGCATTTCAGTGGGACGGGTGTGGTCTCATTACCAGCATTTGGTCTTGCTTCATACAAATTAAGGGGCACCACT GGTTTGCCTGGACCAATGGGGTTGATGAGTACTAGTCATTTGGAACAAGAAGCTGCAGTACTTGCTTTGTCAACTTTGATGACCATAGCTCCTGCACAAGTTTATGCAGAATTTGAaaag CTTGGAAATGGTGGTTTGTTTGGTGCTAGTTATATTCAGGTAAAAGATTTCCCATCTCTTATATTAATGTTTG GTAACAATCTTGTTGAAAGGACTTATGAATCAGATATTAATGGTACCAAGTTTAACACTCGAATCCATACGATtagatgttaa